One Microbacterium sp. zg-B96 genomic region harbors:
- a CDS encoding enoyl-CoA hydratase/isomerase family protein yields MTEEKVSSTVTDGVMRVVINRPEAKNALNKRMYAQVRDAYRRAYRDADVRAVVLEGTQGSFAVGGDLKEMLAALEDEDGIDVFGYDESVPFEAIRSLPKPTIAAVDGLCMGGGLTLALVSDIVIATEGSKFAMPESRVGVVDGHMPRLLRDRVPPAWLRYWLYSGTTFSAEDAFRAGLVTKLVPAGGLEDAVQEVLAELGKASLEAIRLYKKILNETRPLSSMEDAYETMLGDDARARLAAFSARSK; encoded by the coding sequence GTGACCGAAGAGAAGGTCTCGAGCACCGTCACCGACGGCGTCATGCGCGTCGTGATCAACCGTCCGGAGGCGAAGAACGCGCTGAATAAGCGAATGTACGCCCAGGTCCGCGATGCATACCGCCGCGCATACCGCGACGCCGACGTGCGCGCGGTCGTGCTGGAAGGCACGCAGGGCTCCTTCGCGGTGGGCGGGGACCTGAAGGAGATGCTCGCCGCACTTGAGGACGAGGACGGCATCGATGTCTTCGGGTACGACGAGAGCGTGCCCTTCGAGGCCATCCGCAGCCTGCCCAAGCCCACGATCGCAGCGGTCGACGGGCTATGCATGGGTGGCGGCCTGACGCTCGCCCTGGTCAGCGACATCGTGATCGCCACTGAGGGATCGAAGTTCGCGATGCCCGAGTCGCGCGTGGGTGTCGTTGACGGACACATGCCTCGTCTCTTGCGCGACCGGGTGCCGCCGGCGTGGCTGCGCTACTGGCTGTACTCGGGGACGACCTTCTCGGCGGAGGACGCGTTTCGCGCCGGTCTGGTGACCAAGCTGGTGCCCGCCGGTGGCCTCGAGGACGCGGTGCAGGAGGTCCTCGCCGAACTCGGCAAGGCGTCCCTGGAGGCGATCCGGCTGTACAAGAAGATCCTCAACGAGACGCGGCCGCTGTCGTCCATGGAGGACGCCTACGAGACGATGCTCGGCGACGATGCGAGAGCGCGACTCGCGGCGTTCTCCGCCCGCTCGAAGTAG
- a CDS encoding LLM class flavin-dependent oxidoreductase, with amino-acid sequence MKFGLFQTPFTRPERSPREVFDWAVDQAVAAEQAGLEEFWVGQHFTLGWEAIPNPELVLAAAARETERIILAPGAHLLPYQHPAHLASQTSWMSHITQGRYILGVATGVNPVDAKFHGFTSQAENLDMSIESLALMRQIWAGGPVKFEGKYWTSQLPGSEHGGHHLRDLRPYGGKMTIAMAGASPNSTSIAYAGNQGFIPLSFGGSPELVRNHWETYLQGARDGGIDVSTLSRASHHVGREIFVADTDAEAERLVVEGPIGHAWREHLIPNEQRRAARIGVKPLWDDKSDLIELVRESMIVGSPDTVVAKLNNLMDDSGGWGTTLIFGHDFIDDPAPWNYSLQLLHTEVAPRVKSVA; translated from the coding sequence GTGAAGTTCGGCCTCTTCCAAACCCCGTTCACCCGACCCGAGCGCTCGCCGCGCGAGGTCTTCGACTGGGCGGTCGACCAAGCCGTCGCAGCCGAGCAGGCCGGGCTCGAGGAGTTCTGGGTCGGTCAGCACTTCACTCTCGGATGGGAGGCCATTCCCAACCCTGAGCTCGTGCTCGCGGCTGCGGCGCGGGAGACCGAGCGCATCATCCTGGCGCCCGGCGCACACCTCCTGCCCTACCAGCACCCGGCCCACCTGGCGTCGCAGACTTCATGGATGAGCCACATCACGCAGGGGCGCTACATCTTGGGCGTGGCCACGGGTGTCAACCCGGTGGATGCCAAGTTCCACGGGTTCACGTCGCAGGCCGAGAACCTCGACATGTCGATCGAGTCCCTTGCGCTCATGCGGCAGATCTGGGCCGGCGGCCCGGTTAAGTTCGAGGGGAAGTACTGGACCTCGCAGCTCCCCGGGAGCGAGCACGGCGGGCATCATTTGCGCGACCTGCGCCCGTACGGCGGCAAGATGACCATCGCGATGGCCGGTGCCAGCCCCAACTCGACGTCGATCGCCTACGCCGGCAACCAAGGCTTCATCCCCCTTTCCTTCGGTGGTAGCCCCGAGTTGGTGCGCAACCACTGGGAGACCTATCTTCAGGGCGCGCGTGACGGCGGAATCGATGTGTCGACTCTCAGTCGCGCCTCGCACCATGTCGGCCGCGAGATCTTCGTCGCGGACACGGATGCCGAAGCCGAGCGGCTCGTCGTCGAAGGCCCGATCGGTCATGCCTGGCGCGAGCACCTCATCCCGAACGAGCAGCGTCGCGCTGCCCGCATCGGCGTGAAGCCGCTGTGGGATGACAAGAGCGACCTGATCGAGCTCGTGCGCGAGAGCATGATCGTGGGCAGCCCCGACACCGTCGTAGCCAAGCTCAACAACCTGATGGACGACAGTGGCGGATGGGGGACGACGCTCATCTTCGGGCACGACTTCATCGACGACCCGGCCCCCTGGAACTACAGCCTCCAGCTGCTCCACACCGAGGTCGCGCCGCGCGTCAAGAGCGTGGCCTGA
- a CDS encoding acyl-CoA dehydrogenase family protein, translated as MPPSRTIEQLRADVREWCRASIPADWRQTEANASRDQFVAFQNDWLRRLNEAGWSTPHWPTEWGGGYSLAEQGVIFEELARAEAPRLVLHFISLHHAASTLLHAGTEEQRARHLPAIRNGEVWCQGFSEPGAGSDLAALATKAVRDGDHYVVNGQKIWASLAMYADWCLLLVRTDPDAPKRRGISYMLMDMRSPGVEVRPIKKATGEEHFCEIFLTDVRIPVANLIGPENDGWRVAQSTLNSERGATMVELSERLKVGFSWLWDELHDPGRDPGLLGAQDAYVADELAGYATSLEALRLLVARGLADDIIPQNAGVLASVTKLVYSELLQDMTGFGASLAGLDGQLRTPRVASGGWESGVWLLDHISSWEWTIPGGTSEIQRTIIGERGLGLPREPR; from the coding sequence GTGCCACCCTCGAGGACCATCGAACAGCTGCGCGCCGACGTGCGCGAATGGTGCCGGGCCTCGATCCCGGCGGATTGGCGGCAGACCGAGGCCAACGCGTCTCGGGACCAGTTCGTGGCGTTCCAGAACGACTGGCTTCGTCGACTGAACGAGGCTGGATGGTCCACGCCGCATTGGCCCACCGAATGGGGAGGCGGCTACAGCCTCGCCGAGCAGGGCGTCATCTTCGAGGAGCTCGCCCGCGCCGAGGCACCCAGGCTAGTACTGCATTTCATCTCGCTCCATCACGCGGCATCCACGCTGCTGCACGCCGGCACCGAGGAGCAACGCGCGCGCCATCTGCCCGCGATCCGCAACGGCGAGGTGTGGTGCCAGGGTTTTTCCGAACCCGGAGCGGGGTCCGACCTCGCCGCGTTGGCCACCAAGGCCGTGCGGGACGGCGACCACTACGTCGTCAATGGACAGAAGATCTGGGCGAGTCTTGCCATGTACGCCGACTGGTGCCTCCTGCTGGTGCGCACGGATCCCGATGCGCCCAAGCGCCGCGGCATCTCCTACATGCTCATGGACATGCGGTCCCCGGGCGTCGAGGTACGGCCCATCAAGAAGGCCACTGGCGAGGAGCACTTCTGCGAGATCTTCCTGACCGACGTGCGCATCCCGGTGGCCAACCTCATCGGACCGGAGAATGACGGCTGGCGGGTGGCGCAATCCACACTCAACTCCGAACGCGGTGCCACGATGGTGGAACTCAGCGAGCGCCTCAAGGTCGGGTTCTCGTGGCTATGGGACGAACTGCATGATCCCGGGCGCGATCCCGGCCTGCTCGGCGCTCAGGACGCGTACGTTGCCGACGAGCTCGCCGGGTACGCCACGAGCCTGGAGGCGCTGCGCCTCCTCGTGGCAAGAGGACTCGCCGACGACATCATCCCCCAGAACGCCGGCGTGCTGGCCTCCGTCACCAAGCTCGTGTACAGCGAGCTGCTGCAGGACATGACCGGTTTCGGGGCTTCCCTCGCGGGGCTCGACGGCCAGCTGCGCACGCCCCGCGTCGCCAGCGGCGGATGGGAGTCCGGAGTGTGGCTCCTCGACCACATCTCCTCGTGGGAGTGGACCATTCCCGGCGGCACCAGCGAGATTCAGCGCACGATCATCGGGGAGCGCGGCCTGGGCCTGCCCCGGGAACCGAGGTGA
- a CDS encoding acyl-CoA dehydrogenase family protein — protein sequence MTTILGIDEELSALRGMVWDLLAQRFPAAHVHRIVDGGTAQDAELDAALAELGMFGVDVPEDLGGGGGTFTHLRQVAEGCGWAAGTTRLLGTAAATGILTDSDAPAARALIEDIAGGSASAAVATPGVFSSAAGEGIRARRDGADIVLDGRASHVLDLPGAQVVIVRAVDSDEQPLFAVVPADQSGVHVERQEVLDLTRSIGRLTLSGVRVGTDAVVVDGGAAHDTTEALIQRMSLLVAADALGVSSRVLELTTAYATQREQFDRAIGSFQAVKHQAADMLVRTEMARALVDEASTAVDERRADAPRLASMAKDLACAGAAWVAGRGIQLHGGIGYTWEHEMHVYFKRAKLAEHLFGDRRWHRRRITDEIRAMHH from the coding sequence ATGACCACGATCTTGGGCATCGATGAGGAGCTCTCCGCGCTGAGGGGGATGGTGTGGGACCTCCTCGCGCAGCGCTTTCCCGCCGCGCACGTGCATCGCATCGTCGACGGCGGCACCGCGCAGGATGCCGAGCTGGACGCGGCACTGGCTGAGCTCGGCATGTTCGGGGTAGACGTCCCGGAAGACCTCGGTGGCGGCGGCGGCACCTTCACGCACCTGCGGCAGGTGGCGGAGGGCTGCGGCTGGGCCGCCGGCACAACCCGGCTCCTCGGGACGGCGGCGGCCACCGGCATCCTCACAGACTCCGACGCGCCGGCCGCGAGAGCGTTGATCGAGGACATCGCCGGCGGGTCAGCATCCGCCGCCGTTGCCACGCCCGGCGTCTTCTCGAGCGCAGCGGGCGAGGGCATCCGCGCGCGGCGGGACGGCGCAGACATCGTGCTGGATGGCCGCGCCTCTCACGTGCTCGACCTGCCGGGTGCGCAGGTCGTGATCGTGCGCGCGGTCGATTCCGACGAACAGCCCCTGTTCGCGGTCGTCCCGGCCGATCAGTCGGGCGTCCACGTCGAGCGCCAGGAGGTGCTGGACCTCACGCGCAGCATCGGGCGTCTCACGCTGAGTGGCGTACGCGTCGGAACGGACGCCGTTGTCGTGGACGGAGGCGCCGCGCACGACACCACGGAGGCGCTCATCCAGCGGATGTCCCTTCTGGTGGCCGCCGACGCACTCGGCGTATCCAGCCGTGTGCTCGAACTCACGACCGCGTACGCCACCCAGCGCGAGCAGTTCGACCGGGCGATCGGGTCCTTCCAGGCGGTCAAGCACCAGGCCGCCGACATGCTGGTGCGGACGGAGATGGCGCGAGCGCTCGTCGACGAGGCATCCACCGCGGTGGATGAGCGGAGAGCCGATGCGCCTCGACTGGCCTCGATGGCCAAAGACCTCGCCTGCGCCGGTGCCGCGTGGGTGGCAGGTCGCGGCATCCAGCTCCACGGCGGGATCGGCTACACGTGGGAGCACGAGATGCACGTCTATTTCAAGCGCGCGAAGCTCGCCGAGCACCTCTTCGGCGACCGCCGGTGGCACCGCCGCCGCATCACCGACGAGATTCGCGCGATGCACCACTGA
- a CDS encoding MaoC family dehydratase: MDVTYAQLQGMKGTALGPSPYRTITQDDIQTFADLTDDHYWLHVDTEKSAAGPFGTTIAHGYLTLAMISALWPGLLWVTDAPLMVNYGFERVRFTAPVLSGSRIRMRATIADVLPTPRGCRLQVDMALERENEERPAIVATCLFDLSRPDGTEGHGSPGGSA; encoded by the coding sequence ATGGACGTCACCTACGCACAATTGCAGGGGATGAAGGGCACCGCGCTCGGCCCTTCCCCCTACCGCACCATCACGCAGGACGATATCCAGACGTTCGCCGACCTCACAGACGACCACTACTGGCTGCACGTCGACACCGAGAAGTCGGCCGCCGGGCCCTTCGGCACGACGATCGCGCACGGGTACCTGACGCTCGCGATGATCAGCGCACTGTGGCCGGGGTTGCTGTGGGTCACTGATGCGCCCCTGATGGTGAACTACGGTTTCGAACGCGTGCGGTTCACCGCCCCGGTCCTCAGTGGCAGCCGAATCCGGATGCGGGCCACGATCGCCGATGTGCTTCCCACCCCCCGAGGATGCCGACTCCAGGTCGACATGGCGCTGGAGCGGGAGAACGAAGAACGACCCGCCATCGTGGCTACCTGCCTGTTCGACCTGTCACGCCCCGACGGCACCGAGGGCCACGGATCGCCCGGCGGCTCGGCCTAA
- a CDS encoding ABC transporter ATP-binding protein, with protein MAAGITVTGLTKGFGNTTVVDGLDLEVEQGEILVLLGPSGCGKTTTLRCLAGLETPSGGSIHFDGTPVFGGGTRANVPINKRNIGMVFQSYALWPHMTVRQNIAYPLKVRRMKQAISDGWVERAAEMVHCANLLDRYPAQLSGGQQQRIALARGLVAQPSVVLLDEPLSNLDAKLRDQVRTEIRELHQQLRFTGVLVTHDQEEALALGDRVAIMKDGRIEQLDTPEALFLAPATEYVAGFVGMSNRLEWVRSDGAWVGPGGLTVSAPVLGVDTDRAVSLIRPDDLVLHPVRPTAVDGAIVMDASLVTAEYGGRHVDVTLTLGDESRLHVRTGTGASEAWVRSLQPGASVAVSVAQRSLHTYPA; from the coding sequence ATGGCAGCGGGCATCACCGTCACGGGCCTCACCAAGGGGTTCGGCAACACCACCGTCGTCGACGGACTCGACTTGGAGGTCGAGCAGGGCGAGATCCTCGTGCTGCTCGGTCCCAGTGGGTGCGGCAAAACCACGACCCTGCGCTGCCTTGCAGGACTGGAGACGCCGAGTGGCGGAAGCATCCACTTCGACGGCACCCCTGTCTTCGGCGGCGGGACGCGAGCAAACGTGCCGATCAATAAGCGCAACATCGGCATGGTGTTCCAGTCATACGCGTTGTGGCCGCACATGACGGTGCGGCAGAACATCGCGTACCCCCTCAAGGTACGACGCATGAAGCAGGCGATCTCCGACGGATGGGTCGAGCGTGCGGCGGAAATGGTGCACTGCGCCAACCTGCTCGACCGCTATCCTGCTCAGCTCAGTGGCGGCCAGCAGCAGCGGATCGCGTTGGCGCGAGGACTCGTCGCTCAGCCGTCGGTGGTGCTGCTGGACGAGCCGCTCAGCAACCTCGACGCGAAGCTGCGCGATCAGGTGCGCACCGAGATCCGGGAGCTGCACCAGCAGCTCAGGTTCACGGGTGTGCTCGTGACCCATGACCAGGAAGAGGCTCTCGCGCTGGGTGATCGCGTCGCCATCATGAAGGACGGCCGCATCGAGCAGTTGGACACCCCAGAGGCGCTGTTCCTCGCCCCGGCGACGGAGTACGTCGCCGGCTTCGTGGGCATGTCCAACCGGCTTGAATGGGTGCGATCGGACGGTGCGTGGGTAGGCCCTGGCGGCCTGACCGTCTCGGCCCCGGTGCTCGGTGTCGACACAGACCGTGCAGTGTCGCTCATCCGTCCGGACGACCTCGTGCTACACCCCGTGCGCCCCACCGCCGTCGACGGGGCCATCGTGATGGATGCGAGCCTCGTCACCGCCGAGTACGGCGGACGCCACGTCGATGTGACACTGACCCTCGGTGATGAGTCGCGTCTGCACGTGCGGACCGGCACCGGCGCATCCGAGGCATGGGTCCGGAGTCTGCAGCCCGGCGCCAGCGTCGCGGTAAGCGTCGCGCAGCGCAGCCTGCACACCTACCCCGCCTGA
- a CDS encoding alpha/beta fold hydrolase, which yields MEKHALSALTTNVKRMGSGPVLLMIQGLGTDHRAWDPAMRRLAPHLQCISFDNRGVGDASDVGPETTMEDLADDAAELIEALGEGPVHVCGVSMGGAIAMRVASRHPHLVRSLALHSTAARPDPRLRAILGFRQRIVDSGLAGELLRPFVEITAFSQTHISQALPVGATEIEKINAQEYAAHLRVATEQWMTDEELAKITAPTLVTVGTEDILTTPDHARDLYRGITDAELVVVEGGGHAYYAESPDIFASLQLGWTLRHSAQN from the coding sequence ATGGAAAAGCACGCACTGTCGGCACTGACGACGAACGTCAAGCGTATGGGCAGCGGGCCGGTCCTCCTGATGATCCAGGGGCTGGGAACCGACCACCGGGCGTGGGATCCGGCGATGCGACGGCTGGCTCCGCACCTGCAGTGCATCTCATTCGACAATCGCGGCGTGGGCGACGCCTCGGACGTCGGTCCGGAGACGACCATGGAGGATCTCGCCGACGACGCCGCCGAGCTCATCGAGGCGCTCGGTGAGGGCCCGGTCCACGTGTGCGGCGTGTCGATGGGTGGAGCCATCGCGATGCGCGTCGCGTCGCGGCATCCGCACCTGGTCCGCAGTCTCGCGCTGCACTCCACCGCCGCGCGTCCGGATCCGCGCCTGCGGGCGATCCTCGGTTTCCGACAGAGGATCGTCGACAGCGGCCTCGCGGGGGAACTTCTCCGCCCGTTCGTGGAGATCACCGCCTTCAGCCAGACGCACATCTCCCAGGCGCTGCCGGTCGGGGCGACCGAGATCGAGAAGATCAACGCCCAGGAGTACGCGGCGCACCTGCGCGTCGCTACGGAACAGTGGATGACCGACGAGGAGCTGGCCAAGATCACGGCGCCCACGCTTGTCACCGTCGGGACCGAGGACATCCTCACCACGCCCGATCATGCCAGGGACCTGTACCGCGGCATCACCGACGCCGAGCTCGTCGTCGTGGAAGGAGGTGGGCACGCGTACTACGCGGAGTCCCCCGATATCTTCGCCTCGCTGCAACTCGGATGGACCCTGCGCCACTCGGCGCAGAACTGA
- a CDS encoding iron ABC transporter permease: MPDTLTATPPEASTRLPGAPARFPTSARSAAGKWLRRHGLTTGLALVLLFLVLYPLLRLQFLALEDGARAYREAIALPDLATTLLTTAALGVGSLLISLVLGTALAWFSLRLPRRHAWMSIIPILPIVLPAVAVVVGWAFLLSPQVGFINIALRALPFVDVATPTVGLPSGPLNIYSVPGIIIVTGLQLAPLVFLFLQGSLKQLNFETIEAASVAGAGSVRVFLTVVLPLLRPALVYSAAFAMLLGLGQLTAPQFLGARDGIRVLATEIYRFGGTAPTDFALAAAVASPLLIAGILFIVVQRLLLRRDFRFVSTGTKGASRPGKPSRFSAPFIAVYGIITIVLPFGAIALVSLVPYWTATITTFTIDNFVRALTTPAILDALGNSVGTSVGAILIALPLGYLLTDILYRRRGSALARGTIDVLVQMPLGVPAVVFGVGLLFVYTGNPFTLYGTPALIVLTYVVIVLPFTVRMQLAARMAVGNSHEDAARASGAGAIRAHLTVVVPMMRGALAGAAVLAFVILTHEFAASMFVRSARTQVLGTLLYQEWTHGSYPMVAAVSIIMSVVTAVGLVVAMRLGGRDTLESL; this comes from the coding sequence GTGCCGGACACCCTCACAGCCACCCCGCCAGAGGCATCCACCCGGCTGCCGGGTGCTCCCGCGCGGTTCCCCACCTCTGCACGCAGCGCAGCAGGAAAATGGCTGCGCCGCCACGGCCTGACGACAGGACTGGCACTGGTCCTGCTCTTCCTGGTGCTCTACCCGCTCCTCCGACTGCAGTTCCTCGCCCTGGAGGACGGCGCGCGCGCCTACCGCGAGGCCATCGCGCTCCCCGACCTCGCCACCACGCTGCTGACCACGGCGGCACTCGGGGTGGGTTCCCTGCTCATCTCCCTGGTCCTGGGCACAGCCCTGGCATGGTTCTCGCTGCGCCTCCCCCGTCGGCACGCGTGGATGTCCATCATCCCGATTCTGCCGATCGTCCTCCCCGCCGTCGCGGTCGTGGTCGGCTGGGCCTTCCTGCTCTCGCCCCAGGTGGGCTTCATCAACATCGCCTTGCGCGCCCTCCCGTTCGTCGACGTCGCCACCCCCACGGTCGGCCTGCCGAGCGGTCCGCTCAACATCTACTCCGTGCCGGGCATCATCATCGTGACCGGTCTGCAGTTGGCGCCACTGGTCTTCCTCTTCCTCCAGGGCAGCCTCAAGCAGCTCAACTTCGAGACCATCGAAGCCGCATCGGTCGCGGGGGCCGGATCGGTCCGCGTCTTCCTGACCGTGGTGCTGCCGCTGCTGCGACCGGCTCTGGTGTACTCCGCCGCCTTCGCAATGCTGCTGGGGCTCGGCCAGCTCACGGCGCCACAGTTCCTGGGAGCACGCGACGGCATCCGCGTGCTCGCCACCGAGATCTATCGGTTCGGCGGGACGGCTCCCACCGATTTCGCCCTGGCCGCAGCGGTGGCCTCACCCCTCCTGATCGCAGGCATTCTCTTCATCGTGGTGCAGCGACTGCTCCTGCGCCGGGACTTCCGCTTCGTGAGCACGGGGACCAAGGGCGCCTCACGCCCCGGTAAGCCATCACGCTTTTCCGCCCCCTTCATCGCGGTCTACGGCATCATCACCATCGTCCTGCCGTTCGGCGCAATCGCCCTGGTCTCACTGGTGCCGTACTGGACCGCCACGATCACCACCTTCACGATCGACAACTTCGTGCGCGCACTCACCACGCCCGCCATCCTCGACGCGCTCGGCAATAGTGTCGGCACGTCGGTCGGGGCGATCCTCATCGCACTCCCGCTTGGGTATCTGCTCACCGACATCCTCTACCGCCGTCGGGGCAGCGCTCTCGCGCGCGGGACCATCGACGTCCTCGTGCAGATGCCGCTCGGAGTCCCCGCCGTCGTCTTCGGCGTGGGCCTGCTGTTCGTGTACACCGGCAATCCGTTCACCCTCTACGGCACACCCGCACTCATCGTCCTCACATACGTGGTCATCGTCCTCCCCTTCACCGTCCGGATGCAGCTCGCGGCGCGGATGGCGGTCGGCAACTCGCACGAGGATGCCGCGCGTGCGTCGGGCGCAGGCGCGATTCGCGCACACCTCACCGTCGTCGTCCCCATGATGCGCGGAGCGCTCGCCGGGGCGGCCGTGCTGGCCTTCGTGATCCTGACGCACGAGTTCGCGGCGTCCATGTTCGTCCGCTCCGCCCGCACCCAGGTGCTGGGCACTCTGCTCTACCAGGAGTGGACCCACGGCTCGTACCCCATGGTCGCCGCCGTCAGCATCATCATGTCGGTGGTCACCGCGGTGGGCCTCGTCGTGGCGATGCGGCTCGGCGGTCGCGACACGCTGGAGTCTCTGTGA
- a CDS encoding extracellular solute-binding protein, which yields MKRQSMRMGVIASSLLAISLVATGCAVSDDTPPDATPEASGDSEWQGVIDAAKEEGRLTWYSVAPAEVREGLKAAFEEKYPEITLEILAMGTADMNAALEAEHDTGAEGADVVTSVDYGWILDKSEEGWISDLEGPAAEVPEWSDYIIDGKIASAGLGLMVLGWNTSLYSGTVESYDDLLISDLGDGAIGTARPEPAIHADHWAFVEESHNPDYQAELAEQDPALYPSAFALQEALAAGEVAVGAFVSAADMVGLKDKGAPVEFTVPDPALAIGNMFFIPASGKNQNAAQLFMDFFLSEEGQAIAAKNAFSPLPSVDTLAGGSEVVLTNVDRVLDQDWFAGYLADWKAIYE from the coding sequence GTGAAGAGGCAATCCATGCGCATGGGCGTGATCGCAAGCTCGCTGCTCGCGATTTCGCTGGTCGCGACCGGCTGCGCAGTCAGCGACGACACTCCTCCAGATGCCACACCCGAAGCCAGCGGCGACAGCGAGTGGCAGGGCGTCATCGACGCCGCGAAGGAGGAGGGACGCCTCACGTGGTACTCCGTCGCACCGGCCGAGGTGCGCGAGGGCCTCAAAGCCGCGTTCGAGGAGAAGTACCCGGAGATCACGCTTGAGATCCTCGCCATGGGCACGGCCGATATGAACGCCGCGCTCGAGGCCGAGCACGACACCGGAGCCGAAGGCGCCGACGTGGTCACGTCCGTCGATTACGGCTGGATCCTCGACAAGTCGGAGGAAGGCTGGATCAGCGACCTCGAAGGACCCGCTGCCGAGGTCCCGGAGTGGAGCGACTACATCATCGACGGCAAGATCGCCAGCGCCGGCCTGGGGCTCATGGTGCTCGGCTGGAACACTTCGCTGTACAGCGGCACCGTCGAGTCGTACGACGACCTCCTCATCTCCGACCTGGGAGACGGCGCCATCGGTACGGCCCGCCCGGAACCTGCGATCCACGCGGACCACTGGGCCTTCGTGGAAGAGTCGCACAATCCGGACTACCAGGCCGAACTGGCCGAGCAGGACCCGGCGCTGTACCCGAGCGCGTTCGCACTCCAGGAGGCGCTTGCAGCCGGTGAGGTCGCCGTGGGCGCCTTCGTTTCGGCTGCCGACATGGTCGGCCTCAAGGACAAGGGAGCTCCAGTGGAGTTCACCGTGCCCGACCCGGCCCTGGCGATCGGCAACATGTTCTTCATCCCTGCTTCGGGCAAGAACCAGAACGCCGCACAGCTGTTCATGGATTTCTTCCTGTCCGAAGAGGGCCAGGCGATCGCAGCGAAGAACGCCTTCAGCCCCCTCCCCTCGGTTGACACGCTCGCGGGAGGCAGTGAAGTGGTGCTGACCAACGTCGACCGCGTCCTCGATCAGGACTGGTTCGCCGGCTACCTGGCCGACTGGAAGGCCATCTACGAGTGA
- a CDS encoding hydroxymethylglutaryl-CoA lyase: protein MRDPQCSTQAGLPAAVTVYEVGPRDGLQNESALVPTAAKVEFIRRLIAAGLTTIEATSFVRPDWVPQLGDATEVLEQLDLDGPVTLPVLVPNERGLDRALAAGVRTIAIFGSATDSFARKNLNRSLDEQYAMFEPTVTRAREHGLDVRAYVSMCFGDPWEGDVPIEQVVAAGRRLLDLGATQLSIGDSIGVGTPGHVKALLAAFVDSGVGIDALAVHFHDTYGQALANAYAALEVGVRTFDASAGGLGGCPYAPGATGNLATEDLVWMLHGLGIHTGVNLPALVETSAWMAGVLGRPAPSGVVRALATG, encoded by the coding sequence ATGAGAGATCCCCAATGTTCCACGCAGGCGGGGCTTCCCGCGGCGGTGACGGTCTACGAAGTGGGCCCGCGAGATGGCCTGCAGAATGAGTCGGCGCTCGTCCCCACGGCGGCGAAAGTGGAGTTTATCCGTCGACTGATCGCCGCAGGCCTCACCACGATCGAGGCGACGAGCTTCGTGCGTCCTGACTGGGTGCCGCAACTGGGCGATGCCACCGAAGTCCTCGAACAGCTCGACCTCGACGGCCCGGTTACGCTGCCCGTGTTGGTCCCCAATGAGCGGGGACTGGATCGCGCGCTGGCTGCCGGTGTCCGTACCATCGCGATCTTCGGGAGTGCGACCGACTCGTTCGCGCGCAAGAACCTCAACCGGTCGCTAGACGAGCAGTACGCGATGTTCGAGCCCACCGTGACGCGTGCACGCGAACACGGCCTCGACGTGCGCGCGTACGTCTCGATGTGCTTCGGCGACCCTTGGGAGGGCGACGTGCCCATCGAGCAGGTCGTCGCGGCGGGTCGGCGACTACTCGATCTGGGCGCGACGCAGCTGTCGATCGGCGACTCGATCGGTGTGGGCACGCCTGGTCACGTCAAGGCCCTGCTCGCGGCCTTCGTCGACAGCGGTGTCGGCATCGATGCGCTCGCAGTGCACTTTCACGACACCTACGGGCAGGCGCTGGCGAACGCGTACGCGGCATTGGAGGTCGGCGTGCGGACCTTCGACGCATCGGCCGGCGGGCTTGGGGGATGCCCCTACGCCCCGGGGGCGACTGGCAACCTCGCGACTGAGGACCTGGTGTGGATGCTGCACGGGCTGGGAATTCACACCGGCGTCAATCTCCCCGCCCTGGTCGAGACGAGCGCCTGGATGGCGGGAGTGCTGGGGCGGCCGGCTCCCTCGGGCGTCGTGCGGGCCCTTGCGACGGGCTGA